A region from the Salvia splendens isolate huo1 chromosome 15, SspV2, whole genome shotgun sequence genome encodes:
- the LOC121767972 gene encoding proline-, glutamic acid- and leucine-rich protein 1: protein MGGCSSKSMLKNVEEDVDDVPLPMPVNQVALTVDDVPLPIPGNQVALTNNTEEAVAPAEKAEEETCAVEHEPNVELELEQMKQEDTLEAEKEIATESLITETTSNENVTKKSPSEENKTEEEVQELVETPETSASDEKEAEASPETSACDEKEAEASPETPEKIEPEGEACVEEEEGLVIPVEAENKIEVSEKETETSQVAETAEESNETTTQEEEVKKVEEEQPAPPKSRFRLWF, encoded by the exons ATGGGAGGGTGTTCATCCAAGTCAATGCTAAAGAATGTGGAAGAGGACGTCGACGACGTTCCTCTTCCAATGCCGGTGAATCAAGTGGCTTTGACCGTCGACGACGTTCCTCTTCCAATTCCGGGGAATCAAGTGGCTTTGACCAACAACACGGAAGAGGCTGTTGCCCCGGCCGAAAAG GCCGAAGAGGAGACATGCGCGGTCGAGCATGAACCCAATGTCGAACTAGAACTCGAGCAAATGAAACAAGAAGACACACTCGAGGCCGAGAAGGAAATTGCTACTGAGAGCCTGATAACCGAAACCACGAGCAACGAAAATGTAACAAAGAAATCACCTTCTGAAGAGAATAAAACAGAAGAAGAAGTCCAAGAACTCGTCGAGACACCCGAAACATCCGCTTCCGACGAGAAAGAAGCAGAAGCCTCGCCCGAAACATCCGCTTGCGACGAGAAAGAAGCAGAAGCCTCGCCCGAAACTCCAGAGAAGATCGAGCCAGAAGGCGAAGCTTGTGTTGAAGAGGAAGAAGGCCTAGTCATCCCGGTAGAGGCCGAAAACAAAATTGAGGTCTCTGAGAAAGAAACTGAGACATCACAAGTAGCTGAAACAGCTGAGGAAAGTAATGAAACGACAACTCAAGAGGAGGAGGTGAAGAAGGTCGAGGAGGAGCAACCTGCTCCTCCCAAGTCGAGGTTTAGGCTGTGGTTCTAG